From Colius striatus isolate bColStr4 chromosome 10, bColStr4.1.hap1, whole genome shotgun sequence:
cagctcctccatccTCAGCCAACCCTCTTCCTCCCCCACCACCGCCTTTGTGGCTAGCCCTGAAGGCAGCCCCAGGTGCAAGGCTGCAAGGCACCCACCTGACCACCACCTGTGAGGTTCCCTGATTGTAGCATAGCCCCCATCCAAAATCCAAGTGCTTTAACCACAACCCCCACCCCAAATGTTCTGGCGGTACCCCAGGTGCCAGACCAGCCCCCAGCATGGTGTCTGGGACAGACATACCTCGCTGTCCTGACACAGGGCACTGCCCATCCCAGACCACAGACCATCAGAAATGTTCTCCCCAAACCAGTCACCAGTCCCAAGGTGTATCTGGGGTAAGGAGGGACTTGTGACATGCTGAATCCCAGTTCTGATGGCAGCAGGACCGGTCTCTGCAGTGGTCCCTTGCCTGGACCAGGCAAGTCCCTTCCTAGACAGAAAAGCTCCTCCTGCAGACAATATTTCTTCTGCTAAGAAATAAACTCCACAAGGGCTTATGGCTGTGGCTGCCAAGCAAAGGTTGAGATAAATGCCCAGGGAGGGGAAGATTTGTACTTGGCCAGATGTCGAGGCAAGTGGGGATGCCCAAAGCCCTCCTCACCCATCCCTACCACTGAGAAGGAACCCCAGGAGAGGCTGTGTTTCTCACACACTTTTGGAGACACCTAAAGGAATGTGGCTGGCAGCATGGCCCAGCCCCCATGACCCCAGACCCCGCCAAGGCAGCAGACCTCTTACCCTGCTGAGGCCTTGGCTGTGCTGACAGCTCCGTGGAGAAAATTGCTGAGGGATCAGGTACCTCATCTGTGTGGTTTTCTGTCTTTGCAGGCACCATCCAAGGACACCTGTGGAGCCCACTGGCAGCTTACAGGAGCTGAACATATCCCAAGGGGCCTTCAAGCAGAGGGagtggcacaggcagcctgCCCTGGAGCCGACATGGAGCAGAAGATCAGCTCTTTCTTTAATTCCATCTTGGAGCTCATCCGTACCAAGCACAAGGAAGGTGTCTTCAACACTGTCTGCCTGGTTGTTCTGCTGGGTCTGCCTTTCGTTGTCCTCATTGTATTCATTTTCatctgctgccactgctgcttctgcagccgGAGGggagaaagcaagaagaaaggCAGCCCCAGTAGCAAT
This genomic window contains:
- the KIAA0040 gene encoding uncharacterized protein KIAA0040 homolog, giving the protein MEQKISSFFNSILELIRTKHKEGVFNTVCLVVLLGLPFVVLIVFIFICCHCCFCSRRGESKKKGSPSSNGQLHTERNKKKKKKKKKKDEEDLWISAQPKLLLLDKRPSLPI